GGATGTGATCAGGAATGCTCGTGGGATAGATGTCAGCAACCGTCGTCGTCGTGATCGCCGCGGTGTCCTTGGGCGCCTGGCGGTTGCAGGTGCGCCGCCACCCGAACTGGGCGACGAGCGACGACGCCCGGTTCCACATCTCCGCGGGCACCTGGACGACGCTGATCGCGTTGTACTGGTTCCTGCAGTCACGCCAGGAGCCGCACTGGGTGTGGGACGCATGGCCGATCGTGGTCGTCGCGGCGGCGCTGTTGCTGCTGCGCGGGCTCAACGAGCTCGATGCCACGCGCGACGAGGAGTTCGTGCCCACCCCGCCGCGCGGGGTCCGCTCCGAGGCCAGATCGAATTTCCTTCGTTCCGGCGCGCACCGGCCCTAGTCGACGCGCCGCGGTTCGGCGGTGCGCCGGATCGCCGGCGCCACCGGCCTACCGCACAACAATCCCGCGACCGACCCGCGGTCGATCGCCCGGCGATAGACCATCAGCGCGGCCTCGACCGCTGCCACGGTCAGTTCGACATCGGTTTCGGTGTGCGCGGCCGAGGTGACGAAGGACTGCCCGAGCACCCCGCGGCGCAGCAGCTCCTGCAGGAACAACGTCCGATACGCCTGCGACGGCACGCGTTCGGCGTCGCGGGTGACGAACACCAGACACGACGGCCTGCCGACGACCTCCAGGTACTCGCCCAGACCGTGTCGTGCGGCGGCCGCGCGCACACCGTCGGCGAGCAGTCGCCCGGCGTGCTCCATGCGGCCGACGGGATCGTCGTCGCGGTAGGCGTCGGCCACCGCCCGGAACGCGGCGAGCGACGCGGTCTCGGGCCCGTGCGTTGTCGACAGCAGGAACACCCGGTCCCGATCGGTGCGTAAACCGCCGAGCTCCATGTACTCCCGGCGACCGGCCAGGGCCGCGAGCGGAAACCCGTTGCCCATGGCCTTGCCCCAGCAGGACAGGTCGGGCGTCACCGAGTACACCGACTGCGCGCCACCGGCCGCCCACCGGAATCCGGTGATCATCTCGTCGAACACCAGCAGGGTGCCGGTGCGGTCGCACAGGGCGCGCACCCCTTCGAGGTACCCGGGCTGCGGTTCGGCGGTGGCGGTGGCGGCCTCCATCACCACACACGCGACGTCGCAGGCGTCGAGGATCTCGGCGAGCGACGCCAGATCGTTGTAGCGGAACCGGGCGGTGTCCTGCCGGGCGTCGTCGGGGATACCGGCGGCCATCGGTGTGGTCCCGATGAACCAGTCGTCGGTGGAGAAAAACGGTTGATCGCACACCGCTATCCGGCGCCGGCCGGTGACGGCGCGGGCAAGTTTGACGGCCGCGGTGGTGACATCGGATCCGTTCTTGGCGAACTTGACCATGTCGGCGCCGGGCACCAGGCTCAGGAAATCCTCGGCGGCGGCCAGTTCGTGGACGGTCGGTCTGCTGAAGCTGATTCCGTCGGCGACGGCCCGGCGCACCGCGTCCACCACGGGCGAGTAGCCGTGCCCGAGGGTGACCGAGCGCAGCCCCATCCCGTACTCGACGAACTCGTTGCCGTCGACGTCCCATACCCGACACCCGTTGCCGCGTACCAGGATCGGGGTCATGAACTCCGGATACTGGTCGGGACCGCGGGCATAGGTGTGCGCCCCGCCCGGCACGACCTCGTGCAACCGGGCCTGCAGGAGGTTGGACTGCGCGAACGAGCGCCCGCCGTGGTCAGTACGCACCGGAACCCAACAGGACGGCCTTGACGGTCTTGGCGACGATCACCAGATCGCCCAGCATGGACCAGTTCTCGACATAGGACAGATCCAGGCGCACGGAATCCTCCCATGAGAGGTCCGACCGACCCGACACCTGCCAC
This region of Mycolicibacterium goodii genomic DNA includes:
- a CDS encoding glutamate-1-semialdehyde 2,1-aminomutase: MRTDHGGRSFAQSNLLQARLHEVVPGGAHTYARGPDQYPEFMTPILVRGNGCRVWDVDGNEFVEYGMGLRSVTLGHGYSPVVDAVRRAVADGISFSRPTVHELAAAEDFLSLVPGADMVKFAKNGSDVTTAAVKLARAVTGRRRIAVCDQPFFSTDDWFIGTTPMAAGIPDDARQDTARFRYNDLASLAEILDACDVACVVMEAATATAEPQPGYLEGVRALCDRTGTLLVFDEMITGFRWAAGGAQSVYSVTPDLSCWGKAMGNGFPLAALAGRREYMELGGLRTDRDRVFLLSTTHGPETASLAAFRAVADAYRDDDPVGRMEHAGRLLADGVRAAAARHGLGEYLEVVGRPSCLVFVTRDAERVPSQAYRTLFLQELLRRGVLGQSFVTSAAHTETDVELTVAAVEAALMVYRRAIDRGSVAGLLCGRPVAPAIRRTAEPRRVD